Sequence from the Flavobacterium sp. TR2 genome:
TGATTTTCATCAACAATGCAGGCCAGCAGATTAAATTAAACCAATTCGCAACCATTACAGAAGGTTCTGGACCAAGTAAATTGGAGCGAAGAGATAAAACAGCTTCTGTAACCGTACAAGGTCAGAATGTTGGGGTGCCAGCAGGAACAATCGTTCAGCAATGGCAGGCAAAACTGGATAAATTGCAAAAACCAACTGGAGTTAACTACATCTGGGGTGGTGACCAAGAAAACCAATCAGAAGGATTTGGTACTTTAGGAATCGCATTATTAGCCGCTATTATTTTGGTTTACCTTGTAATGGTTGGATTATATGACAGTTTCGTTCACCCGTTTGTCGTATTATTTGCCATTCCGCTTTCGTTCATTGGGGTTTTATTTGCACTGGCATTAACAAACAATACCTTAAACATCTTTACGATCTTAGGGGTAATCATGTTGATTGGTCTGGTGTGTAAGAACGCGATCATGCTTGTCGATTATACGAACCAGCGAAGAGCAGCTGGAGAATCAATCAGAAATGCCTTGATTCAGGCAAACCACGCGCGTTTACGTCCGATCTTGATGACGACAATTGCGATGGTATTTGGTATGTTCCCGATTGCTTTGGCATCTGGAGCAGGGGCTGAATGGAAAAACGGATTGGCTTGGGTAATTATTGGAGGTTTAATTTCTTCATTATTCCTTACCTTGATCGTGGTTCCTGTAATCTATGATATTATGGAGAAAATCATTAAAAAATTCTCTAAAGGAGAAAAAATCGACTACGAAGCTGAAATGCACGCGGATTATACGCCAACTGAATTAAGCGAAGACGGTTTTAATCCTAAACACACTCATTAATAGTTTTAATTTTTGATAGTGAAATTCCGAGCCCGAATTCGGAATTTCACAATGAAAAATCCCAGGTTCCAAATCCCGAAGCATCGGGAGGAATTTGGGATTTTTTTATTGTTAATTGAAAAATATGTTTATTTGCATCACCTTACAAAAAATATTATGCTACAAAAAGACAAGTCAGCAGCTATTGGTTTTATTTTTATAACCATGTTAATAGATATTACAGGATGGGGAATTATTATTCCTGTAATACCAAAATTAATCGAAGAACTGATTCATGGAGACATCAGCGAAGCCGCAAAAATAGGAGGCTGGTTAACCTTCGCGTATGCGATAACCCAGTTTGTGTTTGCTCCTGTAATTGGTAATTTGAGTGATAAATTCGGAAGAAGGCCAATTATTTTAATATCCCTTTTCGGATTTTCGTTAGATTATCTTTTATTGGCATTTTCGCCAACTATTATCTGGCTTTTTGTCGGAAGGATTATCGCGGGTATAACGGGCGCGAGTATTACAACCGCCTCTGCCTACATTGCCGACGTTAGCACGGCTGAAAACAGAGCCAAAAACTTCGGATTGGTAGGTGCCGCTTTCGGATTAGGATTCATCATCGGACCTGTTATTGGAGGACTTTTAGGACAATATGGCTCGAGAGTTCCTTTTTATGCCGCTGCGGTTTTGTGTATGCTGAATTTCCTTTACGGATTTTTCATTTTGCCAGAATCATTAAAAAAGGAAAACAGAAGAGAATTCGATTGGAAACGAGCAAATCCAATTGGAGCTATTTTAGGATTAAGAAAACACCCAACTTTAATCGGTTTAATTGTAGCGATATTTCTTTTGTACGTAGGTTCTCATGCCGTACAAAGCAATTGGAGTTTTTTTACCATCTACCAATTTAATTGGGACGAAAGAATGATCGGAATCTCATTAGGAATTATCGGTTTATTGGTGGGAGTGGTGCAAGGAGGATTAGTTCGTTACATCAATCCAAAAATCGGAAACGAGAAAAGCATTTACATTGGTTTGGCTTTATACACAATCGGAATGTTATTGTTTGCTTTTGCAACAGAAAGTTGGATGATGTTTGTGTTCTTAATTCCATATTGTCTCGGCGGAATTGCCGGTCCAGCTTTGCAGTCTGTCGTAGCAAGTAAAGTAGCGCCAAGCGAGCAAGGAGAAATTCAGGGAACTTTAACCAGTTTGATGAGTGCTTCTTCGATTATTGGTCCGCCAATGATGGCCAATACTTTTTACTTTTTTACCCATAATGATGCACCATTTAAATTTGCTGGAGCGCCTTTTATTCTTGGAGGAATTTTGATGCTGCTGAGTACAGTTGTAGCTTATTTTTCATTGAAAAAACACGCAGTTCCAAAAGCAGAAATTGATAATCAAGAAACCATATAAAAATTAGGCATTAGACAAATAATAATCAGCTTTGGAGAAGCGAAATATTTAGTCATTATAAAAAAGATGCCGCTCCGCTGGAGCCGTTTCAAAAAACAAGGCTGACTCAAAATGAGTCAGCCTTGTTTTTATTATGAGAATTTGGAAGTTTTTCTATTTAAGGTACAAGTAATGGTTAAAATAATCAATAATCGCTTTTCCTTCCAATAAAACATCAGCGCCGATAATGCCGTCTACAGGTTTGGCTTTAAAAGATTCTAAAGCCTCGTTTACGTGTGAAAGGTCAAAAATTACGATGCTAAAATCTTTGCTTTTCCAGTTTCCTAACTGCAGTTTATTTTGAGAGGAAATTTGTGTTGTCATTCCAGTTCCTCCTGCGCCAGAAGCTTTTGTTTTAGAGTTTTTGGCAGACAATTCAAAACGTTCAATGCACTCAAAACCTACGCAAGTGTTAGATGCACCTGTGTCTAAAATGAAATTGCCAGAAATGCCATTTATTTTAGCTTTAATCTGTAAATGCTGTGTTTTGGTTATTTTAAACTTTATTTTTTTGTATTTCTCTATTTTGAGAATTTTGTGAAGATTTTCCATTCCTGTAATGATTGAAACCCAAAAATAAGGCAATTACAGCCAAAATACTAATGATGTATAAGATATAATTGGTTTGCTTTTCAGGTTTTTCAAGCGTGCCGTAATATACAAAAGCACTCCAATAATAAGGTGATTTTTTTGCATTCGGAATATTTTCATCCTTTAAAAATGCTCTTTTTGCATTTGCCGCGGCGTGTACAAAAGACGAACTGTGTTTTACTTCTTTATAAAAATAATCCATAAAAACAGAAGTCGTATAATCGTTGACATTCCATAAAGAAAACAATAGATTTTGTGCTCCTGCAAACTGAAAACCCCTTGCCACACTCATAGCGCCTTCGCCTTTATACAATTTTCCAATTCCTGTTTCGCAGGCACTCAGCACAACCAAATCAGGGCTGAGCTGTAAAGTGTACAGTTCAGAAAATAAAACTTCTTGATCGTAGAATTTGATGCTCGCAGGAGTTTCAAGATCGCCCGAAGACGCGTGCGTGCTGAGATGTACAATTGACTTTCCTATTGCATTGTTTTTAAAGTTTGAGAAATTAGCATCTTTATTCTCAAAAAATTGTCCGTCAAAATTATGCTTTATAGATTGCAGTTCATTTCTTGAAAAAGGAAGTTCGTAATTGGTTTTTTCGAAAATAGGAAAAAGGCCTAAAATATTTTTTTTGCCATTTGAAAGCGTGTTTGCATTGAGATATAATGCGGCAGAATTGTTATAGGCAACATCAAATCGATCCAGCAGATAATGCATTTTGGTAAAATTTGACGTGTTTGAAATTTCGCTTATTAAAGCTTCGAAAGGCAGAAAAGACAGTACTCCATCTGGAACGAGAATCAAATTTTTATGCTTTTCAATTTTTGGAATTTGAAGTTGCTGATAGACTTTATTTCCAAGCAAATTATATTTTTTTGGATTGTTGGCAATGGCCGAAGGATCTTTAAAAAGACCAATGAATGAAAGCAATTCTTTGCCATCTGTTTCAATCTTATGGAGTGTGATTTTTTTGTTTTCAAGAGTGAAATTATAGATGCAATGGCTTCCAAAAAAGTATTCAACCAGTACCGCGTTGTCTTTTTCCAATTTGTCGTATAACTTAGCCAAATCCAGTTCAGAACTCTTTTTCTGATCGGTTTTGCTTTGTTTCGTTTTCAAAAGCAGCATCAGCTCATTTTGCTTTTTAACAGCTTCATTGATTTTAGAAATGTTGGCGGCTTCTAATTTTTGCTGTTCTTTCAGAATGATGGTATTCCAGTTTTGAAGCTGCTGCAAAATCAGTTTTTCTTCCCTTGAGATTGTTTCAATATTTTTGAGATGCTTTTTTAAAACAACTGATTTTGTACGTTCCGAAAGCAGAAAAGCACTTTCGATATAACTTATTTTTTGTTCTCTTTCGAATAAAGAAAGATAAATTTCAATGCATTTTTCAGTTCTGTGTCGGTTTCTTACTTGTGTTACAATTTTAGAATTTTCGTAAACCAAAAGCGACTGAATCATTTCTTCAATTTTAAAAGAAAGTCCGAAGCTTTTCAAGGCATTTTTAGGCTGATTTTCGGTTAAATAAATTAAAGCCTGTAAATCTAAAGCATCTAATAAAACCGTTTCCGCATAAAGCGAATTCACATTCGGAAGCCTATTTTTTGAAGCCGAATAGTTAGGAAGAAGTGTTTTAAAAACAATCTCCAGATTTTGCTGAGCGCCAATTATATTGCCTTCAGAAAAAGAAGTAAAAGCGGCTTCATAGTAAAATTGTCCTATTTTTCGAGGTTCTCGTTTTGGATTTTTATTGAATTCGGTTTTTGCTTTTTCGAAAAAATCAGAAGCTTTTTTAAAATCGTTTTGATCTACTTTTAACTGCGCTAGATTTCGATACGCATTTGCCAAAGTTTCAGTTTGTGTTTTATCATTTTTTAGAAGAGAAACGGCTTTTAAAAATGCAGTTTCAGCTTCAGTTTTTTTGGAAGACAAAACATAGTTGGTTCCTAAATTATTCAGCAAAACACCTTTTTCGGCAGCAGAAAGTTTTTCGGTCTGAATTGTTTTTTCAATTAAATCTATCGCTTTATAAACGTTTCCAGTATTTTGATACACATTGGAAAGATTAAGAATCGCGGCAGTTTTTTGGCTCTTGTTTTTCTGCTGGCTGGCAATAAAATAATATTGTTTGATCGTGTTTTCGGCATTTTCATAATCGCCCAAAACGGTATACAAGTTGCCCAAAGGCTTTAGGCAAAATTCAATTATATCGTAATTCTTCAGTTTATTTTTCTGATAAATCATCCAAGCTTTTTCGTAGCTTTTTATGGCATCCAAATTTTGTCCAAACTGATTTTCATAATATGCTTTATTGCAGTTTAAAATAACAATTGCGAGCAGCTCGTCTTTGGTTTTTGGCTTAGCACTTTTCCAAAAATCATTTTCGATGTTTCTTAAATTTTCTAACGCTTCCGCGGAAGGATTTGCAGTAAAACGATCAACAGCATTATAGATTTTATTCTCCTGATTTTGCCCAAAAATATTCAGGCTCAGGAAAAGGAAAGATAAAATATATAATTGGTATAATTTCATACGTAAAGCTGCTTTGTATTATGAGTGTCAGTCTGAGCGAAGTCGAAGACATTTTTGCTATAAAGCCTTCGACTTCGCTCAGGATGACATTCGTGTTTTAAAACTTCCAGATTCCATAAACCTGAAAATAATTAAAATTCTTTTCAAAATTAATCACATAACGTGCGCCCAAACTAGGGCCGATTCTAGCAAAACCAGCTGTTAAATCAAATAAAAGCCCCGTTTTAAAGCCCGAAAAATTATTTTTTATCGTATTAGAACTTGTTGTCGAACTAATTAAGAAATTTCCTTTATCGCCTTCATAAAGATCGACCTGTATGTTTTGATTCTGCTCTGAAGCAACGTTGATATTGGCCTGAATTCCAGCGCCGACTCCAATATAATTATTTATGTTATACCGAATTAAAACAGGCACTTCCCAATTGATATTTTTGTTTTCAGTACTTGTGGTAGTGCGCTGCAGCTGTCTTGTTCCGTTGGCATTGGTCAAAAACTCTTCAGTAATAGTCGTTTCGCTATCATATCGGTTTAAAGCATTGACCCATTCTACCTGCCAATAAAAGCGATAGGATTTGAAAGGAGAAATTGTCGCACCCGCAAAATAACTGGTCGATTTATCTAAATCTGAGTAAAAATTATAACCCGCTTTTGCGCCAATCGAAATTCCGGGCAAGAATCGGGTAGTGGCGTAATTGGTAATTATGGGTTCGTTTTTATCAAAAATAATGGCAGTTCGGCTTTTGGTTTTCACTTTATGAAAATCTTCGCCAAACTTCATGGAATATTTTACAAAACCTTTGGTAGAGTCTTTTTCATGCACATTTTTTTGCTCGCTTCCCGGCAGATAGATGTTTTTGAAAGTAAAAATGATTTGTTTCTGTTTGATGATGGTATCGAGGCAGCTTACGGTTGGTTCTTCTCCTTTTGGACAAATCGGGCATTCGGGATACATACTTTCAATCTGAAAAGTTTTTTTGTCAAACATATCAGGGACATCGGTTTCTAAACGAATTTTTCTCGCTGGACCTTCACCGTTATTCTGAAAACGGGTTTTAAAATTTACTCGTTTAAAACGCACTAGCCTGTAATTCATAAAACTTCCGTTAGAACCCATTTTGTTTGGATCATGAGACGTTACGATTTCCATTTCCAGATTTTTCACTTTGTGGTTCTTGTAGCTCCTATTCGGGACAAAAATTCCTCGCATGGTAACCGTTGCGCTGGTGTCTTTTATCATTT
This genomic interval carries:
- a CDS encoding TCR/Tet family MFS transporter, coding for MLQKDKSAAIGFIFITMLIDITGWGIIIPVIPKLIEELIHGDISEAAKIGGWLTFAYAITQFVFAPVIGNLSDKFGRRPIILISLFGFSLDYLLLAFSPTIIWLFVGRIIAGITGASITTASAYIADVSTAENRAKNFGLVGAAFGLGFIIGPVIGGLLGQYGSRVPFYAAAVLCMLNFLYGFFILPESLKKENRREFDWKRANPIGAILGLRKHPTLIGLIVAIFLLYVGSHAVQSNWSFFTIYQFNWDERMIGISLGIIGLLVGVVQGGLVRYINPKIGNEKSIYIGLALYTIGMLLFAFATESWMMFVFLIPYCLGGIAGPALQSVVASKVAPSEQGEIQGTLTSLMSASSIIGPPMMANTFYFFTHNDAPFKFAGAPFILGGILMLLSTVVAYFSLKKHAVPKAEIDNQETI
- a CDS encoding retropepsin-like aspartic protease — protein: MENLHKILKIEKYKKIKFKITKTQHLQIKAKINGISGNFILDTGASNTCVGFECIERFELSAKNSKTKASGAGGTGMTTQISSQNKLQLGNWKSKDFSIVIFDLSHVNEALESFKAKPVDGIIGADVLLEGKAIIDYFNHYLYLK
- a CDS encoding CHAT domain-containing protein — encoded protein: MKLYQLYILSFLFLSLNIFGQNQENKIYNAVDRFTANPSAEALENLRNIENDFWKSAKPKTKDELLAIVILNCNKAYYENQFGQNLDAIKSYEKAWMIYQKNKLKNYDIIEFCLKPLGNLYTVLGDYENAENTIKQYYFIASQQKNKSQKTAAILNLSNVYQNTGNVYKAIDLIEKTIQTEKLSAAEKGVLLNNLGTNYVLSSKKTEAETAFLKAVSLLKNDKTQTETLANAYRNLAQLKVDQNDFKKASDFFEKAKTEFNKNPKREPRKIGQFYYEAAFTSFSEGNIIGAQQNLEIVFKTLLPNYSASKNRLPNVNSLYAETVLLDALDLQALIYLTENQPKNALKSFGLSFKIEEMIQSLLVYENSKIVTQVRNRHRTEKCIEIYLSLFEREQKISYIESAFLLSERTKSVVLKKHLKNIETISREEKLILQQLQNWNTIILKEQQKLEAANISKINEAVKKQNELMLLLKTKQSKTDQKKSSELDLAKLYDKLEKDNAVLVEYFFGSHCIYNFTLENKKITLHKIETDGKELLSFIGLFKDPSAIANNPKKYNLLGNKVYQQLQIPKIEKHKNLILVPDGVLSFLPFEALISEISNTSNFTKMHYLLDRFDVAYNNSAALYLNANTLSNGKKNILGLFPIFEKTNYELPFSRNELQSIKHNFDGQFFENKDANFSNFKNNAIGKSIVHLSTHASSGDLETPASIKFYDQEVLFSELYTLQLSPDLVVLSACETGIGKLYKGEGAMSVARGFQFAGAQNLLFSLWNVNDYTTSVFMDYFYKEVKHSSSFVHAAANAKRAFLKDENIPNAKKSPYYWSAFVYYGTLEKPEKQTNYILYIISILAVIALFLGFNHYRNGKSSQNSQNREIQKNKV
- a CDS encoding PKD domain-containing protein — protein: MKPQLSIFFILFSIFSIGQTKVKDTITRRANIGFIQNGNQVSFKPETPPLIPIAGAPKPSYSYLWELGDGHYSKEAEPKHVYKNKGTYTARLAVTNNYDNGKPPATRPKKVAVNDITDTNYKDIASIADQNGFAMIKNCDPIPEQEMVVVVSYQNLENYVSSGKLYLFYNEKQFKHNNFELSDFRTYAGEREVKENLVASVDDLNDSNTFLASAEGNFKTKKYRNTTTEEDLDASLLDANKTYHNVSILEFDDANPGETRNVFYTFKTTPEMIKDTSATVTMRGIFVPNRSYKNHKVKNLEMEIVTSHDPNKMGSNGSFMNYRLVRFKRVNFKTRFQNNGEGPARKIRLETDVPDMFDKKTFQIESMYPECPICPKGEEPTVSCLDTIIKQKQIIFTFKNIYLPGSEQKNVHEKDSTKGFVKYSMKFGEDFHKVKTKSRTAIIFDKNEPIITNYATTRFLPGISIGAKAGYNFYSDLDKSTSYFAGATISPFKSYRFYWQVEWVNALNRYDSETTITEEFLTNANGTRQLQRTTTSTENKNINWEVPVLIRYNINNYIGVGAGIQANINVASEQNQNIQVDLYEGDKGNFLISSTTSSNTIKNNFSGFKTGLLFDLTAGFARIGPSLGARYVINFEKNFNYFQVYGIWKF